The proteins below come from a single Mucilaginibacter mali genomic window:
- a CDS encoding GAF domain-containing protein gives MAEDLSISTSTSKAEQYQSLIPQIEALLYGETDLVANMANVCAALKEQFNWFWVGFYLVKDSQLVLGPFQGPVACTRINKGKGVCGSSWEQAQTLIVPDVEAFPGHIACSSLSKSEIVLPIFKNNEVIGVLDVDASELDLFDETDAQYLAQIIKLINF, from the coding sequence ATGGCAGAAGATTTAAGCATCAGCACATCGACCAGCAAGGCCGAACAATACCAATCACTCATCCCGCAAATTGAAGCATTGCTTTACGGCGAGACCGATTTAGTAGCCAATATGGCCAATGTATGCGCCGCTTTAAAAGAACAGTTCAACTGGTTTTGGGTGGGCTTTTATTTAGTAAAGGATAGTCAGTTGGTATTAGGCCCTTTTCAAGGGCCGGTGGCTTGTACACGCATCAACAAAGGTAAAGGAGTCTGTGGTTCATCGTGGGAGCAGGCCCAAACGCTGATCGTGCCCGATGTAGAAGCATTCCCCGGTCATATTGCCTGCAGCTCGTTATCCAAGTCTGAAATTGTACTACCCATATTTAAAAACAACGAGGTAATTGGTGTGCTGGATGTCGACGCGTCAGAACTTGATCTGTTCGACGAGACTGACGCGCAATACCTGGCGCAAATCATCAAACTGATTAACTTTTAA
- a CDS encoding Dph6-related ATP pyrophosphatase — protein sequence MKCIFNWSGGKDSALALYHCLQNPDIEIKYLLTTVNDAMNRISMHGVREELLLRQAEEIGIPLYQVRLPEMPGMQEYDETMRGHLMHLKGEGITHSIFGDIFLEDLKTYRDQRLAEVGLTGIYPLWKRDTHELINEFLNLGFGTVIACTQERLGHLAGQEITPELIAALPPDVDVCGENGEFHTYAFKGPIFKNEIKYQTGERVFKEYKAPKDTDDTCLAKDDPERRSGFWYCDLLPL from the coding sequence ATGAAATGCATCTTCAACTGGAGCGGCGGTAAAGACAGCGCGCTGGCTTTATACCATTGCCTGCAAAACCCTGATATAGAAATAAAGTACCTGCTCACCACGGTTAACGATGCCATGAACCGTATATCGATGCACGGCGTACGCGAAGAACTGTTATTGCGCCAGGCCGAAGAAATCGGCATCCCGCTTTACCAGGTGCGCCTTCCCGAGATGCCGGGTATGCAGGAGTACGACGAGACCATGCGCGGCCACCTAATGCACTTAAAAGGCGAGGGGATAACCCATTCTATTTTTGGCGATATATTTCTGGAAGACCTGAAAACCTACCGCGACCAGCGCCTGGCCGAAGTTGGGCTAACCGGTATCTATCCATTATGGAAACGTGATACGCACGAACTGATCAATGAGTTTCTTAACCTTGGCTTCGGCACCGTAATAGCCTGCACGCAGGAGCGTTTAGGCCACCTGGCAGGGCAGGAGATAACCCCCGAACTGATAGCCGCCCTGCCACCCGATGTAGATGTTTGCGGCGAGAACGGCGAGTTTCATACCTATGCCTTTAAAGGCCCGATATTTAAAAACGAGATAAAATACCAAACAGGGGAGCGGGTATTTAAAGAATATAAAGCCCCTAAAGATACCGATGATACCTGCCTTGCGAAAGATGATCCGGAGCGCAGGAGCGGGTTTTGGTATTGTGATTTGCTGCCGTTATAG
- a CDS encoding SDR family NAD(P)-dependent oxidoreductase has translation MKKLTEKVAVVTGASKGIGAGIAKGLAAEGAAVVVNYSSDKTGAEKVVADIVSNGGKAVAVQGNVSNQADVDKLFAEANQNFGGVDILVNNAGVYQFGAIEDITADEFHRQFNTNVLGLLLVTQGAVKSFGDKGGSIINISSTVTRITPPGSSIYTATKGAVDSITQVLSKELGPKNIRVNAINPGIVETEGTHTAGFIGSDFHAEAIKTTPLGRTGQPDDIAPIAVFLASEDSKWLTGETMIASGGMR, from the coding sequence ATGAAAAAGTTAACAGAAAAAGTAGCAGTAGTAACAGGCGCATCAAAAGGTATTGGTGCCGGTATAGCAAAAGGTTTGGCAGCAGAAGGTGCCGCGGTAGTGGTAAATTACTCGTCGGATAAAACCGGAGCCGAAAAAGTAGTAGCCGATATTGTAAGCAATGGCGGCAAAGCGGTAGCCGTACAAGGCAACGTATCTAACCAAGCCGATGTAGATAAGTTATTCGCCGAGGCCAACCAAAACTTTGGCGGTGTAGATATATTGGTTAACAATGCCGGTGTTTACCAATTCGGCGCTATTGAAGATATCACTGCCGACGAGTTCCACCGCCAGTTTAACACCAACGTATTGGGTTTATTATTAGTAACCCAGGGCGCGGTAAAAAGCTTTGGCGATAAAGGCGGCAGCATCATCAATATCAGCTCTACCGTAACCCGCATCACGCCTCCGGGTAGCTCTATCTATACCGCAACCAAAGGCGCTGTAGATTCGATCACACAGGTATTATCAAAAGAATTAGGCCCTAAAAACATCCGTGTGAACGCTATTAACCCGGGCATTGTTGAAACTGAAGGTACCCATACCGCTGGTTTTATTGGCAGCGATTTCCATGCTGAAGCTATAAAGACCACGCCGTTGGGCCGTACCGGTCAACCGGATGACATTGCGCCTATTGCTGTGTTCCTGGCATCAGAAGATTCTAAATGGTTAACCGGCGAGACCATGATTGCCAGCGGCGGCATGCGTTAA
- a CDS encoding TetR/AcrR family transcriptional regulator, translating into MARTKLFDEDEVLDKAICLFLHKGYNGTSMQDLVDGLGISRSSLYDTYVDKHTLYVKALERYQSAGGSKICNIVSDDTPAKEKISHLLKLFTGNLLNDAPQKGCLLVSAELEMAPHDPLINEMICKNEQLLEDAFLRAIQKGQESGEISTKQDAKALTRFFLTTGKGLRVSTQETDPAFFENIIQTALLVLN; encoded by the coding sequence ATGGCACGCACAAAGCTTTTTGACGAGGACGAGGTACTGGATAAAGCGATATGCCTTTTTTTGCACAAAGGCTACAATGGCACATCTATGCAGGATTTGGTAGATGGCCTTGGCATTAGCCGCTCAAGCCTGTACGATACCTATGTAGATAAGCATACCCTGTATGTAAAGGCGCTGGAGCGTTATCAAAGCGCCGGGGGCAGCAAAATTTGCAATATTGTAAGTGATGATACGCCTGCTAAAGAAAAAATCAGCCATCTGCTGAAACTATTCACCGGTAATTTATTGAATGATGCGCCGCAAAAAGGCTGCTTACTGGTTAGTGCCGAACTGGAGATGGCCCCGCACGATCCGCTGATTAACGAGATGATCTGCAAGAACGAGCAGCTATTGGAGGATGCCTTTCTTCGGGCTATACAAAAAGGCCAGGAAAGCGGCGAGATCAGTACTAAGCAGGACGCTAAGGCCCTCACCCGGTTCTTTTTAACCACTGGTAAGGGATTGCGGGTATCTACGCAGGAAACCGACCCTGCTTTTTTTGAGAATATTATTCAAACGGCGTTGCTGGTTTTGAATTAA
- a CDS encoding D-2-hydroxyacid dehydrogenase yields the protein MIKILANDGIDPIGKKLLEEAGFTVDTNNIPQDELPARLNEYDVITVRSATKVRKALIDATPNLKVIGRGGVGVDNIDVEYAKEKGIPTYNTPASSSLSVAELVFAHLFTGIRFLQDSNRKMPVEGATKFNDLKKAYAKGIELRGKTIGILGFGRIGREVAKIAIGLGMDVLAYDLFPFNPEVEIVLGCGGTKVNVAVKAATQEEIIAHSDFITLHTPFIEKPILGAAEFEKVKKGVAIVNCSRGGLIDEAALVAALDSGKVSFAGLDVYDNEPTPNEILLKHPKISLTPHIGAATNEAQERIGTELASLIINHFKQ from the coding sequence ATGATCAAAATATTAGCTAACGACGGTATTGACCCGATTGGTAAAAAACTGCTGGAAGAAGCAGGTTTTACTGTTGATACCAACAATATCCCGCAGGATGAACTGCCTGCACGTTTAAACGAGTACGATGTAATTACCGTACGCAGCGCTACTAAAGTGCGTAAAGCCCTGATTGATGCTACCCCTAACCTGAAAGTTATCGGTCGTGGTGGTGTAGGTGTTGATAATATTGATGTGGAGTATGCTAAAGAAAAAGGCATCCCTACTTATAATACCCCGGCTTCATCATCATTATCCGTAGCCGAGCTGGTGTTCGCGCACCTGTTCACCGGGATCCGCTTTTTACAGGACAGCAACCGCAAAATGCCGGTTGAAGGTGCTACCAAATTCAACGACCTGAAAAAAGCTTATGCAAAAGGTATCGAACTGCGTGGCAAAACCATCGGTATCCTGGGCTTTGGCCGTATTGGCCGCGAGGTGGCAAAAATTGCCATTGGCTTAGGTATGGATGTTTTGGCTTACGACCTGTTTCCGTTCAATCCTGAAGTAGAGATTGTTTTAGGTTGTGGCGGCACTAAAGTAAATGTAGCTGTTAAAGCCGCTACCCAGGAAGAGATCATCGCACACTCTGATTTTATTACCCTGCACACGCCATTCATCGAGAAACCAATATTGGGCGCTGCCGAATTTGAGAAAGTGAAAAAAGGTGTTGCCATTGTAAACTGCTCGCGCGGTGGCCTGATTGACGAAGCTGCTTTAGTGGCAGCTTTAGATAGCGGTAAAGTAAGTTTCGCCGGTCTGGACGTTTATGATAACGAGCCAACCCCTAATGAGATCTTGCTGAAACACCCTAAAATTTCGTTAACGCCGCACATTGGCGCGGCTACCAACGAGGCCCAGGAACGTATCGGAACTGAATTAGCCAGCTTGATCATTAATCATTTCAAGCAATAA
- the serC gene encoding 3-phosphoserine/phosphohydroxythreonine transaminase: MKHNFGAGPGILPQEVLKQAAAGVLDFNGIGLSILEISHRSPEFEGVLNEAVKLVKEELGVPEGYSVLFLQGGASTQFAMVPYNLLPEGGKAAYVESGVWANKALKEAKYFGDVEVIATAKDKNFTYIPKDFTVPADAAYLHLTSNNTIYGTQLQEFPASPIPVVCDMSSDIFSRKVNVADFGLIYAGAQKNMGPAGTTLVIVKDELLGKADRKIPSMFNYQAQIDGGSMYNTPPVFAIYVSMLTLRWLKAKGGVEAIQKENEEKARVLYEEIDRNPLFKGVCVPEDRSHMNVCFLVENPEHEKPFLKFAEERGIEGIKGHRSAGGFRASIYNALPITSVYVLVEAMQEFAEKNK; this comes from the coding sequence ATGAAACATAATTTTGGTGCCGGACCGGGCATCCTACCACAAGAGGTATTAAAACAAGCCGCCGCCGGCGTGCTGGATTTCAACGGAATTGGTTTATCTATCCTTGAAATATCGCACCGATCGCCGGAGTTTGAGGGTGTTTTAAACGAAGCTGTTAAACTTGTTAAAGAAGAATTAGGCGTGCCGGAAGGTTATTCTGTACTGTTTTTACAGGGTGGTGCCAGCACCCAGTTTGCTATGGTACCATACAACCTGTTGCCGGAAGGCGGCAAGGCGGCCTATGTAGAAAGCGGCGTATGGGCCAACAAGGCGCTAAAAGAAGCTAAATACTTTGGCGATGTAGAAGTTATCGCGACTGCTAAGGATAAAAACTTTACTTATATCCCTAAAGATTTTACCGTACCTGCCGATGCCGCTTACCTGCACCTTACATCAAACAATACCATCTACGGTACGCAGTTACAGGAGTTCCCTGCATCGCCGATACCGGTGGTTTGCGATATGTCGTCGGATATTTTCAGCCGCAAGGTTAACGTTGCCGATTTTGGTTTGATCTACGCCGGCGCGCAGAAAAATATGGGCCCTGCCGGTACTACTTTGGTGATAGTTAAAGACGAATTACTGGGCAAAGCTGACCGTAAGATACCATCGATGTTTAATTACCAGGCACAGATCGATGGTGGCTCGATGTATAACACCCCGCCGGTGTTTGCCATCTATGTATCGATGCTTACCCTGCGGTGGTTAAAAGCTAAAGGTGGTGTTGAGGCCATACAAAAAGAGAACGAGGAAAAAGCCCGCGTACTTTACGAAGAAATTGACCGTAACCCATTATTCAAAGGTGTTTGCGTACCAGAAGACCGTTCGCACATGAACGTTTGTTTCCTGGTAGAAAACCCTGAGCACGAAAAGCCATTCCTGAAATTTGCCGAAGAACGCGGTATTGAGGGCATTAAAGGCCACCGCAGCGCAGGCGGGTTCCGTGCATCCATTTACAACGCGTTGCCAATTACCAGCGTATACGTACTGGTTGAAGCCATGCAGGAATTTGCAGAGAAGAATAAGTAA
- a CDS encoding MFS transporter: protein MLSPIQLYKQAYSGLSINSWYLSLVILINRSGTMVIPFMTIYCTQQLHFTIVQAGYILGIFGLGSISGAFLGGKLTDKYGFYDVQVGALLLGGLLFITLGFQRTFPTLAAFTFILSLCNEAFRPANSTAIAYHSSPENKTRSYSLNRLAINLGWSVGGAIGGFLASINYHLLFWVDGCTNILAAIFLLKLLPRSGFTKTTKVVSGENIPTSAYRDKIYLAFIAMAILYATCFFQLFTIQPLFYKTEWHYSERFIGGLMALNGILIALFEMVIISNLEGKRHPLRYIIIGVMVTGIAFLSLNLLPPVVWSGIVVLVVITVGEMMSMPFMNAFWIVRTSEHNRGQYAALYSMCWSMAQILAPTVGSQIILYGHFTALWWVLASMCLISACGFTVLYRYIDKS from the coding sequence ATGTTATCCCCTATCCAATTATATAAGCAAGCATATTCCGGTCTTTCCATTAATAGCTGGTACTTGTCGCTGGTTATCCTTATTAACCGAAGCGGCACCATGGTTATCCCTTTCATGACCATTTATTGTACACAGCAGTTACATTTCACAATTGTACAAGCCGGTTACATTTTGGGGATATTCGGCTTAGGTTCCATCAGCGGCGCTTTTTTAGGCGGTAAGCTCACCGATAAATATGGTTTTTATGATGTGCAGGTAGGCGCCTTGCTATTAGGCGGCTTGTTGTTTATTACTTTAGGATTCCAGCGTACATTTCCTACACTGGCTGCCTTCACCTTTATTCTAAGTCTTTGTAACGAAGCTTTTCGGCCGGCAAATTCTACGGCTATCGCCTATCACAGTTCGCCTGAGAATAAAACGCGGTCCTACTCGCTTAACCGCTTGGCTATTAATCTGGGATGGTCGGTTGGTGGCGCAATCGGCGGCTTCCTGGCATCAATCAATTATCATTTGTTGTTTTGGGTTGATGGCTGCACCAATATACTGGCGGCCATATTTCTATTGAAGCTATTGCCACGCTCTGGCTTTACAAAAACCACCAAAGTGGTATCCGGCGAAAATATCCCCACATCGGCCTATCGGGATAAAATATACCTGGCCTTTATAGCCATGGCCATATTATACGCCACCTGCTTTTTCCAGCTGTTTACTATACAACCCTTATTTTACAAAACCGAGTGGCACTACAGCGAACGCTTTATTGGCGGGTTGATGGCATTGAACGGGATATTAATAGCCTTGTTCGAGATGGTGATCATCAGCAACCTTGAAGGGAAAAGGCATCCGCTGCGTTATATTATTATAGGTGTTATGGTTACCGGGATAGCTTTTTTAAGCCTTAATTTATTACCGCCAGTCGTATGGTCTGGCATAGTGGTATTGGTAGTAATTACCGTTGGGGAGATGATGAGCATGCCATTTATGAACGCCTTTTGGATAGTCCGCACATCCGAGCATAACCGTGGGCAATACGCGGCGCTATATTCTATGTGCTGGTCTATGGCACAGATACTGGCGCCTACGGTTGGCAGCCAGATCATTCTTTATGGGCATTTTACTGCGCTTTGGTGGGTGCTGGCCAGTATGTGTTTGATCTCGGCCTGTGGGTTTACGGTATTGTATCGATATATTGATAAGTCTTAA
- the gldC gene encoding gliding motility protein GldC, giving the protein MKTAEIKLLVTLDDQNMPEQITWQSTDGNNEDAVPVKAMNLAVWDHNYKNTMHINLWTKDMPVDEMKRFFHETLLTLGDSFLKATGETNIIEDLRDYCAHFADKMEITR; this is encoded by the coding sequence ATGAAAACTGCTGAAATAAAATTACTTGTAACGCTTGATGATCAGAATATGCCCGAGCAGATCACCTGGCAATCAACCGATGGAAATAACGAAGATGCTGTCCCTGTAAAAGCCATGAACCTGGCTGTGTGGGACCATAACTACAAAAACACCATGCACATTAACCTGTGGACCAAAGACATGCCGGTTGATGAGATGAAACGCTTCTTCCACGAAACCCTGTTAACCCTGGGCGATAGCTTCCTGAAGGCTACAGGCGAAACAAATATCATCGAAGACTTGCGCGATTATTGCGCCCACTTTGCTGATAAAATGGAAATTACCCGGTAA